A region from the Papio anubis isolate 15944 chromosome 6, Panubis1.0, whole genome shotgun sequence genome encodes:
- the LOC101009401 gene encoding MICOS complex subunit MIC19 yields the protein MGGTTSTRRVAFEADENENITVVKGIRLSENVIDRMKESSPSGSKPQRYSGAYGASVSDEELKRRVAEELILEQAKKESEDQKRLKQAKELDRERAAANEQLTRAILRERISSEEEGAKAKHLARQLEEKDRVLKKQDAFYKEQLARLEERSSEFYKVTTEQYQKAAEEVEAKFKRYESHPVCADLQAEILQCYRENAHQTLKCSSLATQYMHCVNHAKQSMLEKGG from the coding sequence ATGGGTGGGACCACCAGCACCCGCCGGGTCGCCTTTGAGGCGGACGAGAATGAGAACATCACCGTGGTGAAGGGCATCCGGCTTTCGGAAAATGTGATTGATCGAATGAAGGAATCCTCTCCATCTGGTTCGAAGCCTCAGCGGTATTCTGGTGCTTATGGTGCCTCAGTTTCTGATGAAGAATTGAAAAGAAGAGTAGCTGAGGAGCTGATATTGGAGCAAGCCAAGAAAGAATCCGAAGATCAGAAACGACTAAAGCAAGCCAAAGAGCTGGACCGAGAGAGGGCTGCTGCCAATGAGCAGTTAACCAGAGCCATCCTTCGGGAGAGGATATCAAGCGAGGAGGAAGGCGCTAAGGCGAAGCACCTGGCTAGGCAGCTGGAAGAGAAAGACCGAGTACTAAAGAAGCAGGATGCATTCTACAAAGAACAGCTGGCTAGACTGGAGGAGAGGAGCTCAGAGTTCTACAAAGTCACCACTGAACAATATCAGAAAGCTGCTGAAGAGGTAGAAGCAAAGTTCAAGCGGTATGAGTCTCATCCAGTCTGTGCTGATCTGCAGGCCGAAATTCTTCAGTGTTACCGTGAGAACGCCCACCAGACCCTCAAATGCTCCTCTCTGGCCACCCAGTATATGCACTGTGTCAATCATGCCAAACAGAGCATGCTTGAGAAGGGAGGATAA